A region from the Catenulispora sp. MAP5-51 genome encodes:
- a CDS encoding sortase — protein sequence MSTENADDFEDESAEDSEEETADDFDDELEEQEPEDDPAPGRAQLLASRLAARPPFRPALRLARRLRALIPDWLTKALLLRMAGVAVCTLGVALSTFVAEVAVLGRFEHRHDQQIEYAAFRAELAAGTAPIGARDYRGVPLQPGAPVALLSIPSIGVDEVVAEGTTAAVLESGPGLASDTVLPGQSGTSEIMARAAAYGGPFRYLDQLQPGDRVEVTTGQGVAEYRVSDVRHSGDPEPARLRGQLGRLTLVTATGIAYAPDDALHVDADLISDVQPTPPGRTPHPGSEQTAMGEDPYARWDVLGWAAVLGAATVLAFWAGPRWGRSKTWLVAAPVLLVVGLTLADRIALLLPNLT from the coding sequence GTGAGCACCGAGAACGCGGACGATTTCGAGGACGAGAGCGCGGAGGACTCCGAAGAGGAAACCGCGGACGACTTCGACGACGAGCTCGAGGAGCAGGAACCCGAGGATGATCCGGCCCCCGGCCGCGCACAGCTTCTCGCATCCCGCCTCGCCGCGCGTCCCCCGTTCCGCCCCGCCCTGCGCCTGGCCCGCCGTCTCCGTGCCCTGATTCCCGACTGGCTGACCAAGGCGCTTCTGCTGCGGATGGCCGGCGTCGCGGTCTGCACGCTCGGCGTCGCCCTGTCCACGTTCGTCGCCGAGGTGGCGGTGCTCGGCCGCTTCGAGCACCGGCACGACCAGCAGATCGAGTACGCCGCCTTCCGCGCCGAACTCGCCGCGGGGACCGCCCCGATCGGCGCGCGCGACTACCGCGGCGTACCGCTCCAGCCGGGCGCACCGGTCGCGCTGCTGTCGATCCCGTCCATCGGCGTCGACGAAGTGGTCGCCGAGGGCACCACCGCGGCGGTCCTGGAATCGGGACCGGGCCTGGCGTCCGACACGGTGCTGCCCGGCCAGTCCGGGACGAGCGAGATCATGGCCCGCGCCGCCGCCTACGGCGGCCCGTTCCGCTACCTGGACCAGCTGCAGCCGGGCGACCGCGTCGAGGTCACCACCGGCCAGGGCGTGGCCGAGTACCGCGTGTCCGACGTCCGGCACAGCGGCGACCCGGAACCCGCGCGGCTGCGCGGCCAACTCGGCCGCCTCACCCTGGTCACCGCGACCGGGATCGCGTACGCCCCGGACGACGCGCTGCACGTCGACGCCGACCTGATCTCCGACGTCCAGCCCACCCCGCCGGGCCGCACCCCGCACCCGGGCTCGGAGCAGACCGCGATGGGCGAGGACCCCTACGCGCGGTGGGACGTCCTCGGCTGGGCCGCGGTGCTGGGCGCCGCGACGGTGCTGGCGTTCTGGGCCGGGCCGCGCTGGGGACGTTCCAAGACCTGGCTGGTCGCCGCGCCGGTGCTGCTCGTGGTGGGGCTGACGCTCGCGGACCGGATCGCGCTGCTGCTGCCCAACCTGACGTGA
- a CDS encoding WxL protein peptidoglycan domain-containing protein codes for MPRLRSLIKALAATAMAAALLASPASAGTPPRTDPAPAPASGAATFGIQPATATARDKSRDSFTYQATPGAQKTDYVAVSNYSTSPLKLRIYATDAYNTADGGFTVLPLATKPQDVGLWVSFPTTVVTLAAKSSQILPFTLKVPADAKPGDHVGGIMLSLTTQAADGKGGQIAVESRVGTRLQVRVPGTLKAQLTVSHVSVSYHGSSIPFGSGSVTVSYTVANTGNVRLAGAQKVHVSSLFGGSRPSLPIADVKELLPGDQERVTATVKSVLPSFTSTAHISVVPTAVTGDIDPVLAAVDQDASVATIPWSTILLVLVLGGIAGVWVWRRRVRARAQRAKAAAKTKQGSKSAKTGTTAAKKTAAAKEATPAKAAVGSSAAPETGKAEDA; via the coding sequence ATGCCCCGTCTCCGTTCCCTGATCAAGGCACTGGCCGCGACGGCCATGGCCGCTGCGCTCCTGGCGAGCCCGGCGTCGGCCGGGACGCCGCCCAGGACCGACCCCGCCCCCGCGCCCGCGAGCGGCGCCGCGACCTTCGGCATCCAGCCGGCGACCGCCACCGCGCGCGACAAGAGCCGCGACTCCTTCACCTACCAGGCCACCCCGGGCGCGCAGAAGACCGACTACGTCGCGGTCTCCAACTACAGCACCAGCCCGCTCAAGCTCCGCATCTACGCCACCGACGCGTACAACACCGCCGACGGCGGCTTCACCGTCCTGCCGCTGGCCACCAAGCCCCAGGACGTGGGCCTGTGGGTGTCCTTCCCCACCACGGTGGTCACCCTGGCCGCGAAGTCCTCGCAGATCCTGCCCTTCACACTGAAGGTCCCCGCCGACGCCAAGCCCGGCGACCACGTCGGCGGCATCATGCTCTCCCTGACGACCCAGGCCGCCGACGGCAAGGGCGGCCAGATCGCGGTCGAGTCCCGGGTCGGGACGCGGTTGCAGGTCCGGGTCCCCGGGACGCTGAAGGCCCAGCTGACGGTGAGCCACGTGTCAGTGTCCTACCACGGCTCGTCGATCCCGTTCGGGAGCGGAAGCGTGACGGTGTCCTACACGGTCGCGAACACCGGCAATGTGCGGCTGGCCGGGGCCCAGAAGGTGCACGTCTCCAGCCTGTTCGGCGGTTCCCGGCCGAGCCTGCCGATCGCCGATGTCAAGGAACTGCTTCCCGGCGACCAGGAGCGGGTGACCGCGACGGTGAAGTCGGTACTGCCGTCGTTCACCTCGACCGCCCACATCTCGGTGGTGCCGACGGCGGTCACCGGGGACATCGATCCGGTGCTCGCGGCGGTGGACCAGGACGCCTCGGTGGCGACGATCCCGTGGTCGACGATCCTGCTGGTCCTCGTGCTCGGCGGGATCGCCGGGGTGTGGGTGTGGCGGCGGCGAGTGCGGGCCAGGGCGCAGCGGGCCAAGGCGGCGGCGAAGACGAAGCAGGGCTCGAAGTCGGCGAAGACCGGGACGACGGCGGCCAAGAAGACGGCTGCGGCCAAGGAGGCCACACCCGCCAAGGCCGCCGTGGGTTCCTCCGCCGCGCCCGAAACGGGGAAGGCGGAGGACGCATGA
- a CDS encoding Ig-like domain repeat protein, with the protein MFSNRFARYAATAVATATAIGAMTVLGTATASAASTGTITFSPSSGADTSVFNVNTSGVCPANDTYVDATITGGNFPANAVAINKEPVSVLAANGNGYSIAISNNLRQLATNYAVTKLDPDPSGKTAYTIDVQCIPALGNTVGADYSGQLTFSSETAWSSASSTSTGTSLGLAPVSPVSFGSQVTLTATVNPAAAGTVTFFDGTTALNATPVAVNAGSASYQTSSLAVGTHSITAAFTSTDPNFSSSTSTASSYVVNQAGPVSTTTSLVTTPGSGQVQGGNVNLTANVSPAGAAGSITFLDGTTTLGTVAVANGAAVFNTTTLALGSHTLSASFTPTNTTAYGPSASPAVPFAVTKYVPPTTTETITTTVDAGSLNISVPTGQVSLPDPVLNSSGTLFTTSGSLETVTVTDNRAGNPGWTASGLATAFSQTGGSVQISAENLGWTPGTPTGSAGQTLTTGPTVAPANGVAASDNGNAGLAQSRTLVSASAGAGLGTAKIGASLALNVPTTTTAGTYQSTLTLTVI; encoded by the coding sequence TTGTTCAGCAACAGGTTCGCCCGCTACGCGGCGACCGCGGTTGCGACCGCCACGGCGATCGGTGCGATGACGGTGCTCGGCACCGCCACCGCCTCGGCCGCCTCCACCGGCACCATCACGTTCTCGCCGAGCTCCGGCGCGGACACGTCGGTCTTCAACGTCAACACCTCGGGCGTCTGCCCGGCGAACGACACCTACGTGGACGCCACGATCACCGGCGGGAACTTCCCGGCCAACGCCGTCGCGATCAACAAGGAGCCGGTCTCCGTGCTCGCGGCCAACGGCAACGGGTACTCGATCGCCATCTCCAACAACCTGCGCCAGCTGGCGACCAACTACGCGGTCACCAAGCTGGACCCGGACCCGTCGGGCAAGACCGCGTACACGATCGACGTCCAGTGCATCCCGGCCCTGGGCAACACGGTCGGCGCGGACTACTCCGGCCAGCTGACGTTCTCCAGCGAGACCGCGTGGAGCTCGGCGTCCAGCACCTCGACCGGCACCTCGCTGGGTCTGGCCCCGGTGAGCCCGGTGAGCTTCGGCTCGCAGGTCACCCTGACCGCGACCGTCAACCCGGCGGCGGCCGGCACCGTCACCTTCTTCGACGGCACCACCGCGCTCAACGCGACCCCGGTCGCGGTGAACGCCGGCTCGGCCAGCTACCAGACCAGCTCGCTGGCGGTCGGGACGCACTCGATCACGGCGGCCTTCACCTCCACCGACCCGAACTTCTCCAGCTCGACCTCGACGGCGTCCTCCTACGTCGTCAACCAGGCGGGTCCGGTGTCCACCACCACCTCGCTGGTGACCACGCCGGGCTCGGGCCAGGTGCAGGGCGGCAACGTCAACCTGACGGCGAACGTCTCGCCGGCCGGCGCCGCGGGTTCCATCACCTTCCTGGACGGCACCACGACGCTGGGCACCGTCGCGGTGGCCAACGGCGCCGCGGTGTTCAACACGACCACCCTGGCGCTGGGCTCGCACACCCTGTCGGCCTCGTTCACGCCCACCAACACGACCGCCTACGGCCCCTCCGCCTCCCCGGCGGTCCCGTTCGCGGTCACCAAGTACGTCCCCCCGACCACGACGGAGACCATCACCACGACGGTCGACGCGGGTTCGCTGAACATCAGCGTGCCGACCGGCCAGGTCTCCCTGCCGGACCCGGTGCTGAACAGCAGCGGCACCCTGTTCACCACCTCCGGCTCGCTGGAGACGGTGACCGTCACTGACAACCGCGCCGGCAACCCCGGCTGGACCGCCTCGGGCCTGGCCACGGCGTTCTCCCAGACCGGCGGCTCGGTCCAGATCAGCGCGGAGAACCTCGGGTGGACGCCCGGCACGCCGACCGGCTCGGCGGGCCAGACCCTGACCACCGGCCCGACCGTCGCCCCGGCGAACGGTGTCGCGGCCTCCGACAACGGCAACGCGGGCCTGGCGCAGTCCCGGACCCTGGTGTCGGCCTCGGCCGGCGCGGGCCTGGGCACCGCCAAGATCGGCGCGTCGCTGGCGCTGAACGTCCCGACCACCACCACGGCCGGCACGTATCAGAGCACGTTGACGCTGACCGTCATCTGA